acacctgaAAAGAATGACCTTTACTACGGATGTTTTCTAGACGAAAGGTATGAATCCCAAATAATTTGTGATTATGACCCTACTTTATATTGATAGCCATAGGCAATTACTATCATCTGCAAAGCTCCCCATGAATTGTAGATAACACCTGAACATGGATGAACCAGAAACCAGAAAAACGTTTTAAACTATgttgtttattacatttttcttctgcCAACGCTTACAGCAACACAAGACCTTGTCAGATGCgacacattgcacacacacagtactgttACCACTGCTCGAGGCAGAGAGCCGTACTACAGTTACAGTAGCTCAAACACTCAGTGGAGGACCAAAAATCACTACAACTCACAAGAAGACAAACTAAAATCTCTCACAGAtacacaaagagagacaaacACTATTCAGGAGCTGAAGCGCAGTTTTAGGATGAGCTAGGATCTACTGTCAAGCTTCTCCTCGCCACAGACCAGACTTGGACCATCGATTTCAGCAGATATCTTAATCTTCTCTCCGAAGAAGGGCAGGAACCTAGTGTGGCatatatgaggggggggggggggggggggtatttatgAGCAGCAAACACAGAGGCCTGTGGAGGTGAACCAGCTCAGATGGGGTGCCTGAAGTTCTGGCCGGCAAAGCGGGCCTTGTCGCCAAGCTCCTCCTCAATCCTAGGAGAGTAATGAACAGTTAGTTACAGAGGATAGGTCAATAGACTGAGAAAACCCCGTGAGGAGCATGGAGCGCATAACTCCGTTGATAAAGTTAACTGTAATCATACGTTTTTTACACTGGACTCACCTGAGCAGCTGGTTGTATTTGGCCAAGCGCTCGGATCGGCAAGGCGCACCAGTCTTGATCTGGGAAAGGAATTCAATGAAACTTAAGACCCAATCTGGAACATTAAAGCTACAGCCAGTTGGAATAGTTTGCTATAAAAATCTCAACACCGGAGACGCCGTGAAGCAAAAATGACACGTCTCGCCAGGGCTTTACCTGTCCAGTGCAGAGACCGACCACCAGGTCAGCGATGAAGGTGTCCTCGGTCTCTCCAGAGCGATGGCTGACCATCACACCCCAGCCATTGCTCTGGGCCATCTTGCAGCTAAGAAGAAAGGGACACGTTTAAGCCAAGATAGTCAGCTTATACTTCATTTACTTAGCTCCGATCTTTGGAGGAGCAGTTTGATGACGCGGCTCTGTCGCCGACACTCACGCCTGCAGAGACTCTGTGACGGAGCCAATCTGGTTGACTTTAAGCAGCAGGCAGTTGCAGGACTTTTCAGCCACACCTTTGGCGATGCGTTTGGGGTTGGTCACTGTGAGGTCATCACCCACCACCTGGATGCTGGTGGTGGCAGTGAATTTGGACCACGCCTCCCAGTCGTCCTGGTCAAAGGGGTCCTCAATGGACACCACTGTTGAGAGCAAGCAAGGGGAAATGTTGGTTAAGACGCCACTTAATAGCTACCACCCACAGACCCCATCAACCTGCAGTAGTTGATGCTTTTGACCACTTGGTGGCAGCAGAAACACTGATAAATGCTCTATTATGTTCATCAGCCTGCTGCTAACTGACAGGAATGAGGGAgtgtttttgcaaaaaaaaggttaatctATAACATTATTTGGCTCACCTTAGAAAAGCACTGAGTAGCAACAATTTTCCAGCTGCAAAGAAGCGGCTATGTGTTCAAACCCACCTGGGTAATCTTTGACGAAGCTCTTGTAGAGGTCAGCCAGCTTGTCGGGGGAGATGTAGCGGCTGGGGTCGTCGGGGGACTTGAAGTCCAGGTCGTACTTGCCACCCTTGTAGAACTCAGAGGCAGCCACATCCATGCCGATCACGATCTTGTCGGTGTAGCCGGCCTTGGCGATGGCATTTTTTAGCAGCTCTAGagctgaaaaaagtaaaaagtaaaaaaaaaaactacggtAAAACTGACAAGAGGAGATATTTGGAATAAGACCAAACATTCACTTTTCACAATTGAGTCACAGTTGAAGACTCTGCTCCACTGGGGCATTCGCCATATCAGCACCTCCACCCGACACTGGAGTCAGAGGCTGGCTATCGAGGCCTTAATTTAGACACCATACGTCGGCCCAGGAGTGGCATGATAAGTGAAGGGCTTCGTTGAGACCCAAAAATGTATTGCTTTCAAGACGCTCTCTCTGTAACCGCTCCAAAAGTTTTCTACGATTAACTTTCTGTCTCTTCTCCACCTTCTGACCTTTCCTCAGACTATTATTGTTAGACAACAGTGGTGGTTCAGATTTCAGGTTTCCTCTCACCTTCCTTGTTCTCCAGGATGTTGGGGGCGAAGCCTCCCTCGTCTCCAACATTGGTTGCGTCCTTGCCGTACTTCTCCTTGATGACATTCTTCAGGTTGTGGTAGACCTCGGCACCGATACGCATGGCCTCCTTAAAGCTGCTGGCTCCCACGGGCAGGATCATGAACTCCTGCATGGCCAACTTGTTGCCTGCATGGGAGCCGCCGTTGATGACGTTGAAAGCCTGAACGGAGGCGGAGAGGATCGGCTTTCAGCTAAATGGAACCCTGACTGAATTTATAATTCTCCGGATTGATCATTTACGGCGCACGTCTTTTAGGCTTAATTAACACTAAGGGTCTGG
This sequence is a window from Pungitius pungitius chromosome 1, fPunPun2.1, whole genome shotgun sequence. Protein-coding genes within it:
- the eno1a gene encoding enolase 1a, (alpha) isoform X1; the encoded protein is MSILKIHAREIFDSRGNPTVEVDLYTKKGLFRAAVPSGASTGIYEALELRDNDKTRYMGKGVSKAVENINKQIAPALVSKDVSVTDQEKIDKLMLDMDGTENKSKFGANAILGVSLAVCKAGAAEKGVPLYRHIADLAGNPEVILPVPAFNVINGGSHAGNKLAMQEFMILPVGASSFKEAMRIGAEVYHNLKNVIKEKYGKDATNVGDEGGFAPNILENKEALELLKNAIAKAGYTDKIVIGMDVAASEFYKGGKYDLDFKSPDDPSRYISPDKLADLYKSFVKDYPVVSIEDPFDQDDWEAWSKFTATTSIQVVGDDLTVTNPKRIAKGVAEKSCNCLLLKVNQIGSVTESLQACKMAQSNGWGVMVSHRSGETEDTFIADLVVGLCTGQIKTGAPCRSERLAKYNQLLRIEEELGDKARFAGQNFRHPI
- the eno1a gene encoding enolase 1a, (alpha) isoform X2 translates to MSILKIHAREIFDSRGNPTVEVDLYTKKGLFRAAVPSGASTGIYEALELRDNDKTRYMGKGVKRAVKYINEFLAPALCNQDVSVTDQEKIDKLMLDMDGTENKSKFGANAILGVSLAVCKAGAAEKGVPLYRHIADLAGNPEVILPVPAFNVINGGSHAGNKLAMQEFMILPVGASSFKEAMRIGAEVYHNLKNVIKEKYGKDATNVGDEGGFAPNILENKEALELLKNAIAKAGYTDKIVIGMDVAASEFYKGGKYDLDFKSPDDPSRYISPDKLADLYKSFVKDYPVVSIEDPFDQDDWEAWSKFTATTSIQVVGDDLTVTNPKRIAKGVAEKSCNCLLLKVNQIGSVTESLQACKMAQSNGWGVMVSHRSGETEDTFIADLVVGLCTGQIKTGAPCRSERLAKYNQLLRIEEELGDKARFAGQNFRHPI